A genomic region of Pseudomonas sp. MPC6 contains the following coding sequences:
- a CDS encoding efflux transporter outer membrane subunit produces the protein MSRVPGLAIAGFGLLLSACQVVGPDYHLPDEAAVHREDLQGELATDGKNVVSAPVPGDWWRLYQDPRLDQLVQQAMASNTDLRVAAANLSRARAQVDEAQAAGGWHGGVKIGAQRLQESGEAFLLPEKVPVANVGDIGITTSYQFDLFGTLQRGIEAAKANADATQAAADTARITLVADVVRAYTQVCAANEEREIAQHSLDLQAQGTTLIQRLRDAGRGDETQVTRSQTQFKSLRADMPRYEAARQAGLFRLSMLLAKPLDQLPSGTASCAELPKITQLLPAGDGATLLKRRPDVRQAERRLAAATAGIGIATGELYPDISIGASVGTIGILENLGKPATNRWGFGPLLTWTVPSNGSRARIREAEATTQGALAHFDGVVLNAIRETQTGLAQYSALLQRRDALADAEQSAQLAADQTHRFFTAGRASFLADLQATRTYTDVRAQLAAANTQVAMSQIDLFLALGGGWESGRTQASNPGKP, from the coding sequence ATGAGCAGGGTTCCGGGTTTAGCTATTGCTGGATTTGGCCTGTTGCTGTCGGCCTGCCAGGTGGTCGGGCCGGATTATCATCTGCCGGATGAAGCCGCCGTGCACCGTGAAGACCTGCAGGGCGAGTTGGCAACGGACGGCAAAAATGTTGTCTCGGCGCCGGTGCCCGGCGATTGGTGGCGCCTGTATCAGGATCCACGCCTTGATCAGCTGGTGCAGCAGGCCATGGCGTCCAATACCGACTTGCGGGTGGCGGCGGCGAATCTGTCCCGGGCTCGCGCGCAGGTCGACGAAGCGCAGGCCGCGGGCGGCTGGCATGGCGGCGTGAAGATCGGCGCCCAGCGGTTGCAGGAGTCCGGCGAAGCGTTCTTGCTGCCGGAGAAAGTGCCGGTGGCCAACGTCGGCGACATTGGCATTACCACCTCGTATCAGTTCGACCTGTTCGGTACCTTGCAGCGCGGGATCGAAGCGGCCAAGGCCAATGCCGATGCGACCCAGGCGGCCGCGGATACGGCCCGGATCACCCTGGTGGCCGACGTCGTTCGGGCCTACACCCAGGTCTGCGCGGCCAACGAAGAGCGGGAAATCGCCCAGCATTCCCTCGACCTCCAGGCCCAGGGCACCACGCTGATCCAGCGTTTGCGTGACGCCGGGCGTGGCGATGAAACCCAGGTCACCCGCTCGCAAACCCAATTCAAGTCTTTGCGCGCCGACATGCCTCGCTATGAAGCGGCACGCCAGGCTGGCCTGTTCCGTTTGTCGATGCTACTGGCCAAACCGTTGGATCAGCTGCCGTCGGGCACCGCCAGCTGCGCCGAACTGCCGAAAATCACGCAATTGCTGCCGGCAGGTGACGGTGCAACCTTGCTCAAACGCCGCCCCGATGTGCGGCAGGCCGAGCGCCGACTGGCTGCCGCGACGGCCGGCATTGGTATCGCCACCGGCGAGTTGTACCCGGACATCAGCATCGGCGCATCCGTCGGTACCATTGGCATCCTGGAAAACCTCGGCAAACCGGCGACCAATCGCTGGGGCTTCGGCCCATTGCTGACCTGGACCGTGCCATCCAACGGCTCCCGGGCGCGAATCCGCGAGGCCGAAGCGACGACCCAGGGCGCGCTGGCGCATTTCGACGGCGTGGTGCTCAACGCCATCCGCGAAACCCAGACCGGCCTGGCCCAGTACTCCGCCTTGCTGCAACGCCGCGACGCCTTGGCGGATGCAGAGCAGTCGGCGCAACTGGCCGCGGACCAGACCCACCGCTTTTTCACCGCCGGACGTGCCTCGTTCCTGGCCGATCTGCAAGCGACGCGCACGTACACCGACGTACGGGCGCAATTGGCCGCCGCCAACACCCAGGTTGCCATGAGCCAGATCGATTTGTTCCTGGCGTTGGGCGGTGGCTGGGAAAGCGGACGAACGCAAGCCTCTAACCCCGGCAAACCCTGA
- a CDS encoding NADH:ubiquinone oxidoreductase subunit N, whose protein sequence is MKNPYAPGFWCAIAALVLLSATYFYGIMLAHQIDKALIFLDSATALIAVMAIVVVAWASVQSQRIKKRQCEQGKTLVLIWDTKVALRRVETVFDRYFWGSYWQPGRTFQEVMGELTGTPLEKSLETLKKQCLELDKQIAEDGRHWLNNARELADVATAMARERYQLDFCDPRAEVTGGAVINRDFEVLVYTWTARLKSFDHQLDEIEVQYS, encoded by the coding sequence ATGAAAAACCCTTATGCTCCCGGCTTCTGGTGCGCTATTGCAGCGTTGGTGCTGCTCTCGGCCACTTATTTCTACGGCATCATGCTGGCCCATCAAATCGACAAGGCACTGATTTTCCTCGACAGCGCCACTGCGCTGATTGCCGTGATGGCTATCGTGGTAGTGGCCTGGGCGTCGGTGCAGAGTCAGCGCATCAAGAAAAGACAATGCGAACAAGGCAAGACCCTGGTGCTGATCTGGGACACCAAGGTGGCGTTGCGTCGCGTCGAAACGGTGTTTGACCGGTATTTCTGGGGCAGCTACTGGCAACCGGGGCGCACGTTCCAGGAGGTCATGGGCGAACTCACCGGCACACCGCTGGAAAAAAGCCTCGAAACGTTGAAAAAGCAATGTCTGGAGTTGGACAAGCAGATCGCCGAAGACGGCCGACATTGGCTCAATAATGCCCGCGAACTCGCCGATGTCGCCACCGCCATGGCCCGGGAGCGCTATCAACTGGACTTCTGCGACCCGCGCGCGGAAGTGACGGGCGGGGCGGTGATCAATCGCGATTTTGAGGTGCTGGTTTATACCTGGACGGCGCGGCTGAAGAGCTTTGATCATCAGCTGGATGAGATTGAGGTTCAGTATTCCTGA
- a CDS encoding YdgA family protein encodes MNKSAGVLLGIVAAIGVISAGGAWYTGTKLEGVLNTSIADANKELQAALVGSKGTASLELVSLERNVFSSTAHYRLKGEGEMFGEAPVELLFVDHIEHGPLPFSRLVSLKWLPVMATSHYELERTPTTEKWFIAAKDKSPLTGLVNIGYDNSTNGTLQLLPLDVALDDKSNLKFSGLNLDVAASAQAQKVKANGYMDSLTLTTVAEDQTPVKVEMNGLTFASNLEKSTYGYYTGENTLELTDSKTTFGARQSILGFKKFEMKNKTEESGTSASGRADYKVGEVSFNGKTVGSAQMAMSLKNLDIPATQSLVQIYQTKLQPYEKAAAEAAAAGEPVPELVLTPAEEAQVKTGLEKLLAAGPQIALENLSFHTANGESRANLVLDLTKPKSMDLPPDQLTRQLIALLDVNLQVSKPMLVDLLSVQGQIDGQTDAKLIAEQATATADMFASMAIGAQLAKLDGSSIVTKLHYANNQVEFNGQKMTVEEFAGFVMSKLGGAGNIQ; translated from the coding sequence ATGAATAAATCAGCAGGCGTGCTTCTGGGAATTGTCGCGGCCATCGGTGTCATCAGTGCCGGTGGTGCCTGGTACACCGGTACCAAGCTCGAAGGCGTGCTCAACACCTCGATCGCCGACGCCAACAAGGAATTGCAGGCCGCGCTGGTGGGTTCCAAAGGCACGGCGTCCCTGGAGCTGGTGTCGCTGGAGCGCAATGTATTCAGCAGCACCGCGCACTATCGCCTCAAGGGCGAAGGCGAAATGTTCGGCGAAGCACCGGTAGAACTGTTATTCGTCGACCACATCGAACATGGTCCTCTGCCGTTTTCGCGCCTGGTTTCGCTGAAGTGGCTGCCGGTCATGGCCACCAGTCACTACGAGCTGGAAAGAACCCCGACCACCGAAAAATGGTTCATCGCGGCCAAGGACAAATCCCCACTCACCGGCTTGGTCAACATCGGCTACGACAATTCCACCAACGGCACCCTGCAACTGCTGCCGCTGGACGTGGCCCTGGATGACAAGTCCAACCTGAAGTTTTCCGGCCTCAACCTCGACGTCGCGGCCAGCGCCCAGGCGCAGAAGGTCAAGGCCAACGGCTACATGGATAGCCTGACGCTGACCACGGTGGCTGAAGACCAGACGCCGGTGAAGGTTGAGATGAACGGCCTGACTTTCGCCAGCAACCTGGAAAAAAGCACCTACGGCTACTACACCGGCGAGAACACCCTTGAGCTGACCGACAGCAAAACCACCTTTGGCGCCAGGCAGTCGATACTGGGTTTCAAGAAATTTGAAATGAAGAACAAGACCGAGGAATCGGGCACCAGCGCTTCAGGGCGTGCCGATTACAAGGTGGGCGAAGTGTCCTTCAACGGCAAGACTGTCGGTTCTGCCCAGATGGCCATGAGCTTGAAGAACCTCGACATCCCGGCGACCCAGTCGCTGGTGCAGATTTACCAGACCAAGCTGCAACCTTACGAGAAAGCCGCCGCCGAGGCCGCTGCCGCCGGTGAACCCGTGCCGGAGCTGGTCCTGACCCCGGCCGAAGAGGCCCAAGTCAAGACCGGTCTGGAGAAACTGCTGGCTGCCGGTCCGCAGATTGCTCTGGAGAACCTGTCGTTCCACACCGCCAACGGTGAAAGCCGCGCCAATCTGGTGCTCGACCTGACCAAGCCCAAGTCCATGGACTTGCCACCGGATCAACTGACCCGGCAACTGATCGCCCTGCTGGACGTCAATCTGCAGGTGTCCAAGCCCATGCTCGTTGATTTGCTTAGCGTCCAGGGGCAAATCGACGGTCAGACCGACGCCAAGCTCATTGCCGAGCAGGCCACCGCCACCGCCGACATGTTCGCCAGCATGGCGATCGGTGCCCAGCTCGCAAAACTCGACGGCAGTAGCATCGTCACCAAACTGCACTACGCTAACAATCAGGTGGAGTTCAACGGCCAGAAAATGACGGTCGAAGAATTTGCCGGCTTCGTGATGAGTAAGCTTGGGGGGGCTGGAAACATCCAGTAA
- the pgaA gene encoding poly-beta-1,6 N-acetyl-D-glucosamine export porin PgaA, translated as MPSIVAPFVQRGMRPLFRVALCSQLIWPMLAFANTPYDEMVLDARAGHYTPALTALRQVPPDQATTDQISDHLQIASWAGLDAEVIKVYETQGRNLDLPVAALTATARAYRNKGRWDDANRVYNKALAIDPENQELQLGMALNQADSDKPDQAVTRARALVAAQPNDVSRRMALGYALNRAGKEYDSLFEYDQAFVRSGNDPAVAKEYVYAMQRAHLPEPALRLARQRPGLIDPVTIRHLEGDLAAERVRLAEMPTRGEAERYVIADRALADYDKLISTWSADPQAKDDVIRWRIDRMGALNARSRSAEVISEYHKLQAEGVEVPVYAQRWVAASYLDEREPEIATDMYRAILLTPDADPGNRLQDTTALYYALLESGNADEARVVAEDLAKAQRPRVQLKGLPGGNPNDEWMDAQQLAAQAGTYSSDLPHGEERLQALVEQAPGNIRLRVAQADLYLARGWPRLAESKLKEAEAMAPRDINLEIAQAHTATDLQEWRQMDALTDDVVARFPENSQVKRLQRQREVHDMFELRVEAFGGKTYGGDDNNVGAVNGSKDFGIETVLYSPPIGEDWRVFAGAGYAEGDFQEGTGNHNFQRVGLERRTRDLTLEAEVSNHSYGFGSKQGARLAFAHDINDYWQYGASLEYFAAATPLRALNSDITANGGSGFIRWRANESREWKFALSPSHFSDGNDRVEALLTGREGIYSAPNVQVDLGLEVGASHNSLSEDVPYFNPKSDLSVLPMVSVNHMLYERYETRWSQQFQVGAGTYTQQDHSTGGMALLGYGQRYSWNDVLEVGGMLSAINRPYDGERETDLRLMVDLTFRF; from the coding sequence ATGCCGAGTATTGTTGCCCCTTTTGTTCAACGTGGTATGCGACCGCTGTTTCGCGTCGCGTTGTGCAGCCAGTTGATCTGGCCGATGTTAGCGTTTGCAAACACCCCTTACGATGAAATGGTGCTCGATGCCCGAGCCGGTCACTACACGCCCGCGCTCACCGCGCTGCGTCAGGTGCCGCCGGACCAGGCCACCACCGATCAGATCAGCGATCACTTGCAGATCGCCAGTTGGGCCGGCCTGGACGCCGAAGTGATCAAGGTTTATGAAACCCAGGGACGCAATCTGGACCTGCCGGTTGCAGCCCTGACCGCCACTGCGCGGGCCTACCGCAACAAGGGCCGCTGGGACGATGCGAACCGGGTCTACAACAAGGCCTTGGCCATCGACCCGGAAAACCAGGAATTGCAGCTGGGGATGGCGCTGAACCAGGCTGACTCCGACAAGCCCGACCAGGCGGTGACGCGTGCCAGAGCGCTGGTGGCGGCCCAACCCAATGACGTCTCCCGCCGGATGGCCCTGGGCTACGCCTTGAATCGTGCCGGCAAAGAGTACGACTCGTTGTTCGAATACGATCAGGCCTTTGTCCGTTCCGGTAACGATCCAGCCGTCGCCAAGGAGTATGTGTACGCGATGCAACGGGCTCACCTGCCGGAACCGGCCTTGCGCCTGGCCCGTCAGCGCCCCGGGTTGATCGATCCGGTCACGATACGTCACCTCGAAGGCGACCTGGCCGCAGAACGTGTGCGTCTGGCTGAAATGCCGACCCGCGGCGAAGCAGAGCGCTATGTGATCGCTGATCGGGCCCTGGCCGATTACGACAAATTGATTTCCACCTGGTCCGCGGATCCGCAGGCTAAAGACGACGTCATCCGCTGGCGCATCGACCGCATGGGTGCCCTCAACGCCCGCTCCCGCTCCGCCGAGGTCATCAGTGAATACCACAAGCTGCAGGCCGAAGGTGTGGAAGTGCCGGTCTACGCCCAGCGTTGGGTCGCCGCGTCCTACCTGGACGAGCGCGAACCGGAAATCGCCACCGATATGTATCGTGCGATCCTGCTCACGCCGGATGCCGATCCTGGCAACCGTTTGCAAGACACCACCGCGCTTTACTATGCCCTGCTCGAAAGTGGCAACGCCGACGAGGCGCGCGTAGTCGCCGAGGACCTGGCCAAAGCCCAGCGACCACGCGTGCAGCTCAAGGGCCTGCCCGGAGGCAACCCCAACGACGAATGGATGGACGCGCAACAACTCGCTGCCCAGGCCGGGACTTACAGTTCCGATCTGCCCCATGGCGAGGAGCGCCTGCAGGCCTTGGTCGAGCAGGCGCCGGGCAACATCAGACTGCGTGTGGCTCAGGCCGATCTGTACCTGGCGCGAGGCTGGCCGCGGCTTGCCGAGAGCAAGCTCAAGGAAGCCGAGGCCATGGCCCCGCGGGACATTAACCTGGAAATCGCCCAGGCCCACACTGCCACGGACCTGCAGGAATGGCGGCAGATGGATGCGCTGACCGACGATGTGGTCGCGCGTTTTCCCGAGAATAGTCAGGTCAAGCGCTTGCAACGTCAGCGTGAGGTCCATGACATGTTCGAGCTGCGCGTAGAAGCGTTCGGCGGCAAGACTTATGGCGGTGATGACAACAACGTCGGCGCGGTCAACGGCAGTAAAGATTTCGGCATCGAAACCGTCCTGTACAGCCCACCCATCGGTGAAGACTGGCGTGTGTTCGCCGGTGCCGGTTATGCCGAAGGCGACTTCCAGGAAGGGACCGGTAACCATAACTTCCAGCGCGTCGGGCTCGAACGCCGGACCCGCGACTTGACCCTGGAAGCGGAAGTCTCCAACCACTCCTATGGCTTCGGTTCCAAGCAGGGCGCGCGTCTGGCGTTCGCCCATGACATCAACGATTACTGGCAGTACGGCGCCAGCCTGGAATATTTCGCCGCGGCGACGCCGTTGCGGGCCTTGAACAGCGACATCACGGCCAATGGCGGCAGCGGTTTCATTCGCTGGCGGGCCAATGAAAGTCGCGAGTGGAAATTCGCGCTCAGCCCGTCCCACTTCAGCGACGGCAACGACCGCGTCGAAGCCTTGCTCACCGGGCGCGAAGGCATCTACAGCGCACCGAACGTGCAAGTCGATCTGGGATTGGAAGTCGGCGCCAGCCACAACTCCCTGTCTGAAGACGTGCCGTATTTCAACCCCAAGTCCGATCTCAGCGTCCTGCCGATGGTCAGCGTCAATCACATGCTCTACGAGCGCTATGAAACCCGATGGAGTCAGCAGTTCCAGGTCGGCGCGGGTACTTACACCCAGCAAGATCACTCCACCGGAGGCATGGCCCTGTTGGGCTATGGCCAGCGTTACAGCTGGAACGACGTGTTGGAGGTCGGCGGTATGTTGAGCGCGATCAACCGGCCATATGACGGAGAGCGGGAAACCGATCTGCGCCTGATGGTCGATCTTACTTTCCGCTTCTAG